The genomic window GGCTCGTCGCCGGTCACCCAGTCGGACGGGTCCTTCTCGGCGGGGTTGTCGCCCTCGCGGACGGCACCCAGGGTCTCTTCTTCGCGGGAGGTATCGCTCATGCAGGAAGGCTAGGCGGGGCCGACGACACCGGGGCCGGGATTGACAGGACGCTCAGCCGGGTAGGGCATTCTGGTCGGATGCCCGAAGACTCGCGACCCGCCGACGTCGAGGTCGACACGCTCCGCCGGGGGCCCTCACAGACCCGGGTGACGCGTGTCTCGACGGGCTCGGGGACCGGGCGCCCGTTCGTCCTCATCGCCGGTATCGGCGTCGCGTCGACCTACTTCGAATTCCTCGCACCGCTGCTCGCCGAGAAGGGCGAGGTCTACGCCCTCGATCTCCCGGGTTTCGGCGGGGTCCCGGCATCCGGGGAATCCCCCACCGCCGCGTATTTCGCCGACCAGGTCGAGGGAGTGCTCGACCACTACGGTCTCGAGAATCCGGTACTCATCGGACACTCGATGGGGACGCAGGTGGTCACCGAGATTCTGGCGCGGCGTCCCGAACTCTCGCACGCGGTGCTGGTGAGCCCCGTCGTCGACGAAGCGGAGTCCTCTGCGATCATCCAGGGCGTGCGATTCGTCCAGTCGACGGTGCGGGAGTCGCTGCACATCGCGCTCCTGGCGGTCTCGGCGTATCTCCTGTGCGGTTTCCTCTACTTCTTCGAAGCCCTGCCCCACATGTTGCGCTACCGCATCTCCGACCGCATCGGCGAGGGCCGGGCGACTCTGCTGCTCATCCGCGGCGAGTTCGACCGCCCGTCGCCGCGCCGCCTGCACTCCCGCCTCGTCGCCCGCGCGCATCGCGCCCGACGGTGGGAGATCGAGGGAGCCGCGCACTGCGTCGTGAACAGCCACGCCGTCGGGGTGGCGCGTCTCGCCCTCCGGCACGCCGACGACGAGCTTCCCCCGAAAGGACGGATGCCGGCGGCCGAGGCCGCCGTGCCGCCCGCCGCGCACTCCGACCTGCGAATGGTGCTCGGCGCCGTGTTCAGTCGTCTGGCGGAGTGGATCAGCGCGGCACGCCACGACGACGACGGCGTCGAGCGGGCGAAAGCGCGTCATGCCCGCGTGCTGTGGGACGCCTACCGTCCGGGCCGCTGAGACGGCACTAACCCGGGGATTCCCCCGGGGCAACCCCCGCGACGGCGGCGAGGCCGACGCGGAGCATGGAGGGGTGTCGACTCGCCCGCGCACCACCCGCTCATGACCGTTCCCGCCTCCCTCGACCCGCGCCGATGGTGGTCCGACGCGGTCACCGCCGATCGCCTGCTGCTCGCCGCCAAGACGGCCGCGGCCGCCGCTCTCGCCTGGTACCTCGCCCCTCTCGTGCCCTTCGCGCAGAGCGAGTACTCGTACTACGCCCCGCTCGGGGTGCTCGTGAGCATGTATCCGACGGTCGCGCGTTCCGCGTCGAGCGGCGCGCAGGCCGTGATCGGTCTCGCACTCGGCATCGGGTTAGGACTGGGCAGCCTCGCCGTCGTGGGCACGGGTATACCCCGTATCGTCGCCGTCGCCCTCGTCATCTTGATCGGAGTCTTGCTCGCGGGCGTGCGGGCCCTCGGCGTCGGGCGGGACTGGGTGGCGATCGCCGGTCTCTTCGTCCTACTGCTCGGCGGCGCCGATCCCGACGGATACTCGGTGTCGTACCTGGTGACGATGGCTTTCGGTGTCGTGGTCGGCGTCGTGGTCAACCTCGTCGTGGTCCCGCCGCTGCGCGTCAAGAAGGCCGACGACCGGCTGAGCCGGCTTCGGGACGCGCTCGGCGACGTCCTCCGTGCCATGTCGTCGTCGCTCGCGGGACGTTCCTTCGACCCCGAGGCCGCGGACCGGGCCGCCGCCGACCTGGAGGGGACCCTCGTCGAGGTGCGGGAGGAGGTCGATCTCGCCGACGAGAGTCGCCGCTACAACCCGCGCGGGCGACGGTTGAAGACGCCGCGCGACCTGGGTCGGCGACGACTCGACGCCTTGACGGGCACGGCCGACGCGACCCGCGAGCTCGCCGCCGCTCTGGCGCGGCTCACCGCGGGCCCCGACGTCGACACCCGCCTGCCGGGCGACGCGCGACGCCTCCTCGCCGATGCGATCGAGAGGGTGTCCCGCCTGGCCACCACGCCGCCCGAGCCGCAGGCCACGGACGGCGAATTGCGCGCCGCGGAGACCGCCCTGACCCGCTACACCGAGAGCCTGCGCTCCCTCGACGCGCAGGACGAACCTCTCGACGCGTGGGAGGCCGCCGTGAGTCTGCGCCGCGTCATCGCGGCATGCGGACCGTTCTCGGATCCGGATGCCGACACCGCGGCGCGGTGACGGGAATCTGCGTCTGGATCAATCCACGCGCCCGGTCACCGCATCCAGCGCGCGGTCGAGGGCGACGGCTGTCGCACGGCGCGCAGCCGCGGGCACCGCGGCGAGGAAGCCGCCGACGAAGGTGTCTCCGAGACCGATCGTGGTGGGCTGCGCGGTGTCGACGACGTAGGCCGCGACCCCGACCGCTCCGCTGCGCTGCCGCGCGGCTTCGACGACCGCCGCACCGCCCGCGTGACGGAGCGACCGGGCGGTGACCTCGAGATCGGCGGCGGTACAGGAGTCGCCGAGGCGGTAGCGCGTCGCGGCGGTGCGCACGGCGCTCTCGAGTCCCGCCGCGTGCCGGGCCGCCGAGGGACCGACCGCGATCGCCCAGAAGGTCGTGTGCACGACCAGCGTCCGCGCCGGGATGAGCGCGTGCACCTCGGCGAGGGCGGCGACGACGTCGTCGGGCGAGAGCAGGTCAACGGGTCGCCCCAGGTACTCCTGCAGCTCGTCCTCGTTCATGCCGTACACGTCGATGCGCTCGAGGAGCCGCGCGCGCACCCGGGCGGCGAGCTCGCGGTGGTAGAAGCCCGCGTCCTCGTAGTAGACGAGAGCCTCGGCGGGCAGGCGTCTCATCGCCGAGACGAGATCGTCGAGCCGGGCCTCGAGCAGGTCGGCATCCTGCATCGTGTTGAACCCCGAGACGAGGAACGCCGCAGCCCCCTCGAGGGCGTCGCCCAGATCGGGGGCGATAGCCATCTCGCGGTTGGGGGCGTCGTTGGCGAAGATCAGGCGGTTCGACGCCGGCGCCGTCACCGCCCCGTCGACGAGGCGCACCGTGGCGCCCGCGGGATACTGCACGATGAGGTGCGGATCGAGGGTGTCTCGCGTGGCCGACGAGACGATGCTCATCGAGGCCGGAAGCAGGCGCCTCACGTTGTCGTCGATGCTCACGAGGTGCTGCACGGTGGGCACGCCGATGCGATCGAGGGCGATGCCCGCCCGCACCCCGGTTCCGCCGAGCGTGATCGTCTTGTCGAAGTGCGCCGCGAAGGTCTCGACGATCTCCGATGACAGCACGAAGCGCTCGCCTCCCCCGCCCGTGGCGAGGAAGGCGAGCACCGTGACGACGAGCGCGCGCTCGTCGATGATCGGCGTCGTGGTGGTCAACTCGTCGAGAC from Microbacterium testaceum includes these protein-coding regions:
- a CDS encoding ADP-dependent glucokinase/phosphofructokinase; the encoded protein is MIDVMAEDLVLGLGGTVDYEIRWDAEVLTALAAQHGIRLDELTTTTPIIDERALVVTVLAFLATGGGGERFVLSSEIVETFAAHFDKTITLGGTGVRAGIALDRIGVPTVQHLVSIDDNVRRLLPASMSIVSSATRDTLDPHLIVQYPAGATVRLVDGAVTAPASNRLIFANDAPNREMAIAPDLGDALEGAAAFLVSGFNTMQDADLLEARLDDLVSAMRRLPAEALVYYEDAGFYHRELAARVRARLLERIDVYGMNEDELQEYLGRPVDLLSPDDVVAALAEVHALIPARTLVVHTTFWAIAVGPSAARHAAGLESAVRTAATRYRLGDSCTAADLEVTARSLRHAGGAAVVEAARQRSGAVGVAAYVVDTAQPTTIGLGDTFVGGFLAAVPAAARRATAVALDRALDAVTGRVD
- a CDS encoding FUSC family protein — encoded protein: MTVPASLDPRRWWSDAVTADRLLLAAKTAAAAALAWYLAPLVPFAQSEYSYYAPLGVLVSMYPTVARSASSGAQAVIGLALGIGLGLGSLAVVGTGIPRIVAVALVILIGVLLAGVRALGVGRDWVAIAGLFVLLLGGADPDGYSVSYLVTMAFGVVVGVVVNLVVVPPLRVKKADDRLSRLRDALGDVLRAMSSSLAGRSFDPEAADRAAADLEGTLVEVREEVDLADESRRYNPRGRRLKTPRDLGRRRLDALTGTADATRELAAALARLTAGPDVDTRLPGDARRLLADAIERVSRLATTPPEPQATDGELRAAETALTRYTESLRSLDAQDEPLDAWEAAVSLRRVIAACGPFSDPDADTAAR
- a CDS encoding alpha/beta fold hydrolase, with product MPEDSRPADVEVDTLRRGPSQTRVTRVSTGSGTGRPFVLIAGIGVASTYFEFLAPLLAEKGEVYALDLPGFGGVPASGESPTAAYFADQVEGVLDHYGLENPVLIGHSMGTQVVTEILARRPELSHAVLVSPVVDEAESSAIIQGVRFVQSTVRESLHIALLAVSAYLLCGFLYFFEALPHMLRYRISDRIGEGRATLLLIRGEFDRPSPRRLHSRLVARAHRARRWEIEGAAHCVVNSHAVGVARLALRHADDELPPKGRMPAAEAAVPPAAHSDLRMVLGAVFSRLAEWISAARHDDDGVERAKARHARVLWDAYRPGR